The segment GGTTCTTTGAGGTAGGCATCAAGCTCTGTTTCACCAAACTCCCTTGGAGATGATGATCCTTCAAACTTGAGAAACTCTTGAAACAAAGCAAAATCCTTGCAAGCGTCAGGcttctctttccttttctttcttgcTTCCCTTTCGACTTCTTCTGATGTATCAGAATCatacctttcttcttctcctccttcttcatcatcacaATCACTTTCTTCTACTTCTTCCTCGTCATaatcctcctcttcttcttcttcatcctcataatcttcttcttcttctccttcatcttcattatcttcttcACCATCTTGTTCTTCATCACAATCTTCTCCTCCATCAtcattttcatcttcttctttggaGTTTGGTGCAGCAACTGGACATATTGGTTTCTGACAGATACCACTAGCTGCATATCTAGCATACAAACTGCGCAGATACTCCAAAACAGTTTCAGCTTTTGATCCCCCATCATTCTCCATCTTCTTAGAGCAGTAAAACTCAAGATACTTCATCTTGAACCTCGGGTCCAACACAGAAGCAGTAGCCAAAACCAGAAACATACGATCCCAGTACTTATCAAACCTCTTCAGCATCCACTTAGCATTGCAGCGTAAGTAATAACTCTCACCACCATCCACCTCCTTCTCCAACATCACCTTAAGCTCAGCAAGAAGGTAGAAATAAACATTAGACGTCGAATACCCTCCTTCAAAAAGCTCCACCGCCACTTTATAGATACAACCAACGAGTCTAGCAAAAGTCTCGATCTTTATCCATTCCTCATCAGACGGCTTGTCGTAATCATCGTAAATCTCGTCCTTGGAGAACTCATCCTCGTTCCTCATATCCACAGCTCGTTGAAGATTAGAAACCCATAGGTTCCAGTTCTCAGATTCACACTTGCCCCAATTAACCAGCATACGAAGATCCTCCAGCAGCTTCCCGCTTAAGTCTCTAAACACACCATCAACCATTAACCTGAAAAGATCAGCGCAACAATAGACTAGAAACACATTATCTCCTAACACCCTCCTGAAACCACCTAACGTCTCTTCATCAAACCCTTCCTCGTTAGGCAGCAACAGAGCAGAGACTTTCTTCCCCTCAATCTCGAACCCCTCAACAGCATTCCTAAAACC is part of the Raphanus sativus cultivar WK10039 chromosome 5, ASM80110v3, whole genome shotgun sequence genome and harbors:
- the LOC108856749 gene encoding zinc finger BED domain-containing protein RICESLEEPER 2, which codes for MDNRDLAPGSSSEMTKKNDSLDGVEKKDKEALNALAKFFVRGGVNPNTIRFPSFTNFTRLLNPNFRPTVPLLEKEVLEIHRECKDKAKDFLKAFQGKLTLSYEWMVLGDYGWTRDSVKGPVLHEDFVCITAHFVDDDWKVRRWILGYASEVGLVVATDDDLYVHGFRNAVEGFEIEGKKVSALLLPNEEGFDEETLGGFRRVLGDNVFLVYCCADLFRLMVDGVFRDLSGKLLEDLRMLVNWGKCESENWNLWVSNLQRAVDMRNEDEFSKDEIYDDYDKPSDEEWIKIETFARLVGCIYKVAVELFEGGYSTSNVYFYLLAELKVMLEKEVDGGESYYLRCNAKWMLKRFDKYWDRMFLVLATASVLDPRFKMKYLEFYCSKKMENDGGSKAETVLEYLRSLYARYAASGICQKPICPVAAPNSKEEDENDDGGEDCDEEQDGEEDNEDEGEEEEDYEDEEEEEEDYDEEEVEESDCDDEEGGEEERYDSDTSEEVEREARKKRKEKPDACKDFALFQEFLKFEGSSSPREFGETELDAYLKEPVMEWNKDFKALDWWREEGGHKYPVLSRVARDVLSIPISRATSYYAYGMDRREPPAFVVSLEAEVANAMMCSKRWLRL